A window of the Thermoleophilia bacterium SCSIO 60948 genome harbors these coding sequences:
- a CDS encoding MCE family protein has translation MRRVLAIFGVLLAAAAAVAWPAGAEEDTNTYVIEMYNAFGLVEGSDVRIAGVNAGTVSTLDVNSEKRAVVEVELSGPLSQLGEDTTCSSEPQSLIAEYYLDCTPKGDPIPSGEGDSEDPDIPASQVSQTVQPDLAQSMFRAPYVDRLQILINEFGTALAGNPENLNEAIRLGAPALEETQKVTAILARQNTTIRDLNVNSDRIIGRLADNRQDVVRLVREASTISENAESRGEDLQRDFDQLDDFLAELDPTLVDLGELAEEQQPLLTDLRASAPGLNELAVSLPGFNQAAETSLDSLGEASQVGEVAVRRGRDEIRQLSETSKNAGYDAELLGDLLRDLDDPKRSTEVDRRAWKTCNNKSKPCYSTGRTKSGYTGMESLLNYLYYQTLTTNQFDSVGHLLHIAIYSIGTGECGGFRSFRSDTGAAQYPIEGSGGSPITPTSFKDVGGQSPESVFTDPVLANCVGWLGPNQPGITESEESMGIPPYDPAVCPEGSSASECDPTARRAANVSGGDNGGAGGVGDDPEADDEGGGGGGESTPDLPVDPGNPPDGPNLDDLLPGNPGGGGNGGGGNNGGGGNGGPLNDLPDRLGDALRNRDLRDLRNNGGRGGGGRGAQQLLDYLFRN, from the coding sequence ATGCGCCGCGTGCTCGCCATCTTCGGGGTCCTGCTCGCCGCAGCCGCCGCGGTCGCGTGGCCCGCCGGCGCCGAGGAGGACACGAACACCTACGTGATCGAGATGTACAACGCGTTCGGCCTCGTCGAGGGCTCGGACGTCCGGATCGCCGGCGTCAACGCCGGCACCGTCTCGACGCTCGACGTCAACTCGGAGAAGCGCGCCGTCGTCGAGGTCGAGCTCTCCGGCCCGCTCTCGCAGCTGGGCGAGGACACCACCTGCAGCTCCGAGCCGCAGTCGCTGATCGCCGAGTACTACCTCGACTGCACGCCGAAGGGCGATCCGATCCCGTCCGGTGAGGGCGATTCCGAGGATCCGGACATCCCGGCCTCGCAGGTCTCGCAGACCGTCCAGCCCGACCTGGCTCAGAGCATGTTCCGCGCCCCCTACGTCGACCGGCTGCAGATCCTGATCAACGAGTTCGGCACGGCGCTCGCCGGCAACCCGGAGAACCTCAACGAGGCGATCCGCCTCGGCGCGCCGGCGCTCGAGGAGACGCAGAAGGTCACGGCGATCCTCGCGCGCCAGAACACGACGATCCGCGACCTCAACGTCAACTCGGACCGGATCATCGGCCGGCTCGCCGACAACCGCCAGGACGTCGTCCGGCTCGTCCGCGAAGCCTCGACGATCTCCGAGAACGCCGAGTCGCGCGGCGAGGACCTGCAGCGCGACTTCGACCAGCTCGACGACTTCCTCGCCGAGCTCGACCCGACGCTCGTCGACCTCGGCGAGCTCGCCGAGGAGCAGCAGCCGCTGCTCACCGACCTCCGCGCCTCCGCTCCGGGCCTGAACGAGCTCGCCGTCAGCCTGCCGGGCTTCAACCAGGCCGCGGAGACCTCGCTCGACAGCCTCGGTGAGGCCTCGCAGGTCGGCGAGGTCGCCGTGCGGCGCGGTCGCGACGAGATCCGCCAGCTGTCGGAGACGTCGAAGAACGCCGGCTACGACGCCGAGCTGCTCGGCGACCTGCTGCGCGACCTCGACGATCCGAAGCGCTCGACCGAGGTCGACCGCCGGGCCTGGAAGACCTGCAACAACAAGTCGAAGCCCTGCTACTCCACCGGCCGCACGAAGAGCGGCTACACGGGCATGGAGTCGCTGCTCAACTACCTCTACTACCAGACGCTGACGACCAATCAGTTCGACTCGGTCGGCCACCTGCTGCACATCGCGATCTACTCGATCGGCACCGGCGAGTGCGGCGGCTTCCGCTCCTTCCGCTCCGACACCGGCGCCGCGCAGTACCCGATCGAGGGCTCGGGCGGCAGCCCGATCACCCCGACCTCGTTCAAGGACGTCGGCGGCCAGTCGCCCGAGTCGGTGTTCACCGATCCGGTGCTCGCCAACTGCGTCGGCTGGCTCGGCCCGAACCAGCCGGGCATCACCGAGTCCGAGGAGAGCATGGGGATCCCGCCGTACGACCCCGCGGTGTGCCCGGAGGGCAGCTCGGCGAGCGAGTGCGATCCGACGGCGCGTCGCGCCGCGAACGTGAGCGGCGGCGACAACGGCGGCGCCGGCGGTGTCGGCGACGACCCCGAGGCCGATGACGAAGGCGGCGGAGGTGGAGGCGAGTCGACGCCCGACCTGCCGGTCGACCCCGGGAACCCGCCCGACGGGCCGAATCTCGACGATCTGCTGCCCGGCAATCCCGGTGGCGGCGGAAACGGCGGCGGCGGGAACAACGGCGGCGGCGGCAACGGCGGTCCCCTGAACGACCTGCCCGACCGCCTTGGCGATGCGCTTCGCAACCGCGACCTGCGAGACCTTCGCAACAACGGCGGCCGCGGAGGCGGCGGCCGTGGCGCCCAGCAACTCCTCGACTACCTGTTCCGCAACTAG
- a CDS encoding superoxide dismutase, with amino-acid sequence MAYEVPDLPYDPDALEPHIDEATMRVHHDKHHQAYVDKANAALEGTDYEGKDVEEVLQNLDSLPSDKQTAFRNNGGGHANHSFFWQIMSPDGGGEPSGSLGDAINDKFGSFDEFKEKFKAAGVGQFGSGWVWLVKDGDGVDITSTPNQDTPVSEGKTPLVGADVWEHAYYLKYQNKRPDYLDAFFNVIDWDEAQRRFEA; translated from the coding sequence ATGGCCTACGAAGTTCCCGATCTTCCCTACGACCCCGACGCTCTAGAGCCGCACATCGACGAGGCGACGATGCGCGTCCACCATGACAAGCACCATCAGGCCTACGTCGACAAGGCCAACGCCGCGCTCGAAGGCACCGATTACGAGGGCAAGGACGTCGAGGAGGTCCTCCAGAACCTCGACTCGCTGCCGTCCGACAAGCAGACCGCCTTCCGCAACAACGGCGGCGGCCATGCGAACCACAGCTTCTTCTGGCAGATCATGAGCCCGGATGGCGGCGGCGAGCCGAGCGGCTCGCTGGGCGACGCGATCAACGACAAGTTCGGCTCGTTCGACGAATTCAAGGAGAAGTTCAAGGCCGCCGGCGTCGGGCAGTTCGGCTCCGGCTGGGTCTGGCTCGTCAAGGACGGCGACGGAGTCGACATCACCTCGACCCCGAACCAGGACACGCCGGTGTCAGAGGGCAAGACCCCGCTCGTCGGCGCCGACGTCTGGGAGCACGCCTACTACCTCAAGTACCAGAACAAGCGCCCGGATTACCTCGACGCGTTCTTTAACGTGATCGACTGGGACGAGGCCCAGCGGCGCTTCGAAGCCTGA
- a CDS encoding winged helix-turn-helix transcriptional regulator, producing MQALATPSRVLILGRLRDSGCSVGELAEAVGMEQSAVSHQLRVLRHLRLVIGERRGRHVVYGLHDSHVAELLDQAVSHVEHLRLQRPDPVPPTAELVG from the coding sequence ATGCAGGCGCTGGCGACTCCGAGTCGCGTTCTGATCCTCGGGCGACTTCGTGACAGCGGTTGCTCGGTCGGCGAGCTCGCCGAGGCTGTGGGTATGGAACAGTCGGCGGTCTCGCATCAGCTCCGGGTACTGCGCCACCTGCGGCTCGTGATCGGGGAACGCCGCGGACGGCACGTCGTCTACGGCTTGCACGACAGCCACGTTGCCGAATTGCTCGACCAGGCCGTCTCGCACGTCGAGCACCTCCGGCTGCAGCGCCCGGACCCGGTTCCGCCGACCGCCGAGCTCGTCGGGTGA
- a CDS encoding MCE family protein has product MIKRMPNWVLGLIVAILIAVGSFFAFTKANPFANPYEVKATFRTAQNVRVDSPVRVAGVDVGTVTAVEALPTAQAEELAADGTGEDSSNQDTTTATVVTMEIEDEALPIKEDATFSLEPRLFLEGNLLVNVKPGSPSAPEVPSGHVFPINQSSVSVQLDQILTTLQSDVRVDLQDTLKTFANTFIKYDGAEALNVFYRSSGSAFKNTSYVNEALLGTEEGDLAGVIKNFDRVVVGLNRDEAALQGTVTNLRIVTGSFAAEDEALRQSIATLPDVLDASQPAYANLNDAFPPLRAFAREALPGVRSTPETLRATQPLIDQVRGLVSPSELRGLVADLRPAVPELAQLARSSVPLFNQGRLFSSCLNETITPTSYNSVEPPEGGTFGSTQPPTGNDGQPYTTLEEATAGIEGLSGESRSGDANGQYIKVAPAIGTNSVKLIPNQDLPLGELDPEAEDFFGLAPSELLGLAPGPLDAAKTPFRPDVRCETNDPPNLESGRVTVPGTQSPISTAGGVNANSNPEAAEALDGLLGLAEDQKQLEKLREDGEDKEADQLQKELDERVDEIMEYQADSDSDADEPKVGG; this is encoded by the coding sequence GTGATCAAGCGCATGCCCAACTGGGTCCTCGGATTGATCGTCGCGATCCTGATCGCGGTCGGCTCGTTCTTCGCGTTCACGAAGGCGAACCCGTTCGCGAACCCGTATGAGGTCAAGGCGACGTTCCGGACCGCTCAGAACGTCCGCGTCGACTCGCCCGTCCGCGTCGCCGGCGTCGACGTCGGCACGGTCACGGCCGTCGAGGCGCTGCCGACCGCCCAGGCCGAGGAGCTCGCGGCCGACGGGACCGGCGAGGACTCGTCGAACCAGGACACGACGACGGCGACGGTCGTGACGATGGAGATCGAGGACGAGGCGCTGCCGATCAAGGAGGATGCGACGTTCTCGCTCGAGCCGCGGCTCTTCCTCGAGGGCAACCTGCTCGTCAACGTCAAGCCGGGCAGCCCGAGCGCGCCGGAGGTGCCGTCAGGCCACGTCTTCCCGATCAACCAGTCCTCGGTCTCGGTCCAGCTCGACCAGATCCTGACGACGCTGCAGTCCGACGTACGCGTCGATCTCCAGGACACGCTGAAGACCTTCGCCAACACGTTCATCAAGTACGACGGCGCCGAGGCGCTCAACGTCTTCTACCGCTCGAGCGGATCGGCGTTCAAGAACACCTCCTACGTCAACGAGGCGCTGCTCGGCACCGAGGAGGGCGACCTCGCCGGCGTGATCAAGAACTTCGACCGCGTCGTCGTAGGCCTCAACCGCGACGAGGCCGCGCTGCAGGGGACGGTCACGAATCTGCGCATCGTCACCGGATCGTTCGCGGCCGAGGACGAGGCGCTGCGCCAGTCGATCGCGACGCTGCCCGACGTGCTCGACGCCTCGCAGCCGGCCTACGCGAACCTCAACGACGCCTTCCCGCCGCTCCGCGCCTTCGCCCGCGAGGCGCTGCCCGGGGTTCGCTCGACCCCCGAGACGCTGCGCGCGACCCAGCCGCTCATCGACCAGGTCCGTGGCCTCGTCAGTCCGTCCGAGCTTCGCGGGCTCGTCGCCGACCTGCGCCCGGCCGTGCCCGAGCTCGCGCAGCTCGCGCGCTCCTCGGTTCCGCTCTTCAATCAGGGCCGCCTGTTCTCGAGCTGCCTCAACGAGACGATCACCCCGACCTCCTACAACTCGGTCGAGCCGCCCGAGGGCGGGACCTTCGGGTCCACGCAGCCGCCGACGGGCAACGACGGCCAGCCCTACACGACGCTCGAGGAGGCGACCGCCGGCATCGAGGGTCTCTCCGGCGAGAGCCGCTCCGGCGACGCGAACGGGCAGTACATCAAGGTCGCTCCGGCGATCGGCACGAACAGCGTCAAGCTGATCCCGAACCAGGACCTGCCGCTCGGCGAGCTCGACCCGGAGGCCGAGGACTTCTTCGGCCTCGCTCCGTCCGAGCTGCTCGGTCTCGCGCCCGGCCCGCTCGACGCCGCGAAGACTCCATTCCGGCCCGACGTGCGCTGCGAGACGAACGACCCGCCGAACCTCGAGTCCGGCCGCGTCACGGTCCCGGGGACCCAGTCGCCGATCAGCACGGCGGGCGGCGTCAACGCCAACTCCAACCCGGAGGCCGCTGAGGCGCTCGACGGGCTGCTCGGCCTCGCCGAGGATCAGAAGCAGCTCGAGAAGCTGCGCGAGGACGGCGAGGACAAGGAGGCCGATCAGCTCCAGAAGGAGCTCGACGAGCGCGTCGACGAGATCATGGAGTACCAGGCGGATTCCGATTCCGACGCCGACGAGCCGAAGGTGGGCGGCTGA
- a CDS encoding MCE family protein: MARSSAAVRIAAIVVLAAVAVTVVLLLLGGGSSAYRVTAEFQNSSQLVKGNEVVIGGTAAGSVDTIELGDRGQALVTMTIEDDFAPLHRGTVATIRSYSLSGIANRQVQLTIPPEAEAGEEIKSGGELGMSETVSEVDLDQVFNTLDEKTVGDLKQVIQGFEISYDGAEKQANRGTMYANPFLSTGRRLFQELSADDVALERLIVDSSDLSDTLASRAPDIEQLVLNLDQTMGAIASEKESLAEAVSKLPTFLRESNTTFVNLRSALDDVDPLVDAAKPAARELRTFLPSLRVAAADAVPTIRDLDTIIGQKGRDNDLIELTRLQVPVAKAAVGSGSPECSGDPATDFMVAADNDYSQGALGEFACSTRNAVPQVARVRAYTPELVGWFDDFGHSGVFDGAGAAGRVALTLNQFGLSLTGLPELPILGGGTLDLSDILNPGDAFIDDEQTKRCPGVLERDPGDGSIPFTDGGTVDCDPSQTATGP, encoded by the coding sequence TTGGCGCGCTCATCGGCAGCTGTGCGGATCGCCGCGATCGTCGTGCTCGCGGCGGTCGCGGTCACCGTCGTGCTGCTGCTCCTGGGCGGTGGGAGCTCGGCCTACCGGGTCACCGCGGAGTTCCAGAACTCGAGTCAGCTCGTCAAGGGCAACGAGGTCGTGATCGGCGGCACCGCCGCCGGCAGCGTCGACACGATCGAGCTCGGCGACCGTGGCCAGGCGCTCGTCACGATGACGATCGAGGACGACTTCGCGCCGCTACATCGCGGCACCGTGGCGACGATCCGCTCGTACTCGCTGTCGGGCATCGCCAACCGCCAGGTCCAGCTGACGATCCCGCCGGAGGCCGAGGCCGGCGAGGAGATCAAGAGCGGCGGTGAGCTCGGGATGTCGGAGACCGTCTCCGAGGTCGACCTCGATCAGGTCTTCAACACGCTCGACGAGAAGACCGTCGGCGATCTCAAGCAGGTCATCCAGGGCTTCGAGATCTCCTACGACGGCGCCGAGAAGCAGGCCAACCGCGGGACGATGTACGCGAACCCGTTCCTGTCGACCGGCCGCCGGCTGTTCCAGGAGCTGAGCGCCGACGACGTCGCGCTGGAGCGGCTGATCGTCGACTCCTCCGACCTCAGCGACACGCTCGCCTCCCGCGCTCCCGACATCGAGCAGCTCGTCCTCAACCTCGATCAGACCATGGGCGCGATCGCGAGCGAGAAGGAGTCGCTCGCCGAGGCGGTCTCGAAGCTGCCGACGTTCCTGCGCGAGTCGAACACCACCTTCGTCAACCTGCGCTCCGCCCTCGACGACGTCGATCCGCTGGTCGACGCCGCGAAGCCGGCGGCGCGCGAGCTGCGCACCTTCCTGCCGTCGCTCCGGGTCGCCGCCGCCGACGCCGTGCCGACGATCCGCGACCTCGACACGATCATCGGCCAGAAGGGACGCGACAACGACCTGATCGAGCTGACGCGCCTCCAGGTCCCGGTCGCGAAGGCGGCCGTCGGCAGCGGCTCGCCCGAGTGCAGCGGCGACCCGGCGACCGACTTCATGGTTGCCGCCGACAACGACTACAGCCAGGGCGCGCTCGGCGAGTTCGCCTGCTCGACGCGAAACGCCGTGCCGCAGGTCGCGCGCGTGCGGGCCTACACGCCCGAGCTCGTCGGCTGGTTCGACGACTTCGGCCACTCGGGCGTCTTCGACGGCGCCGGCGCCGCCGGCCGCGTCGCGCTGACGCTCAACCAGTTCGGGCTCTCGCTCACCGGGCTGCCCGAGCTGCCGATCCTCGGCGGCGGCACGCTCGACCTCTCGGACATCCTCAACCCCGGCGACGCCTTCATCGACGACGAGCAGACGAAGCGCTGCCCGGGCGTGCTCGAGCGTGACCCGGGCGACGGCAGCATCCCGTTCACCGACGGCGGCACCGTCGACTGCGACCCGAGCCAGACTGCGACGGGCCCCTGA
- a CDS encoding cation diffusion facilitator family transporter, with protein MSAREHSHGHTHGGVDPSIRRSREGLRAVGISLLVLAIGAVAQLLIFTATGSVALLADLIHNFGDASTAIPVGLAFLLRSRRVEHWAGYVVVATIFISAVVAGVSAVERLIDPERLDNLGALAAAGGVGFLSNEVAARIRTRAGRRLDSPALIADGAHARADGYVSLAVVASAAGVALGLEWLDPVIGLAITAVILRITWQSLATVRHG; from the coding sequence GTGAGCGCCCGCGAGCACAGCCATGGCCACACGCACGGTGGCGTCGACCCGTCGATCCGGCGCTCGCGAGAGGGGCTGCGGGCCGTAGGCATCTCGCTGCTGGTGCTTGCAATCGGCGCCGTCGCACAGCTCCTCATCTTCACGGCTACGGGCAGCGTCGCTCTGCTCGCCGACTTGATCCACAACTTCGGCGACGCCTCGACCGCGATCCCGGTCGGGCTGGCCTTCCTCCTGCGCTCCCGGCGCGTCGAGCATTGGGCCGGCTACGTAGTCGTAGCGACGATCTTTATCAGCGCAGTCGTCGCTGGCGTCAGCGCGGTCGAGCGCCTGATCGACCCCGAGCGCCTTGACAACCTCGGGGCGCTGGCAGCGGCCGGCGGGGTGGGATTTCTGAGCAACGAGGTCGCGGCGCGCATCCGCACGCGCGCCGGGCGGCGGCTCGATAGCCCGGCGCTGATTGCCGATGGCGCGCACGCGCGCGCCGATGGCTATGTCTCGCTGGCGGTCGTCGCGAGCGCGGCTGGGGTCGCCTTGGGGCTCGAGTGGCTCGACCCGGTGATCGGCCTAGCCATCACTGCCGTGATCTTGCGCATCACCTGGCAGTCGCTGGCCACGGTAAGGCACGGATAG
- a CDS encoding M56 family metallopeptidase, with protein MTISLALLAAALVVLPHAINQSRLSSTTGACLWLAVLSLRAVLAISLVLTVVLIVAPTDAFTLLTHWCIHAVIPLLESHLGFDGHRLGGIALTVPVALLVVSSFTALFAAWRGARLVAGWVRRSSLGPGPRSSLLIDGSEVMVACAGVRRPKVVVSLGALVVLDRAELDASLHHEWGHAARRHAVAVVFGQLCLGASRLLPGGRRALAMLRFHLERSADEYAVQATGNPLALASAICKAAGARPVAGLGLAGSGVSERLSILMDERPAVPRRRRPLPALGMALTVTAASLTLTLAVAIPTLGSSGLQEVRAGTATPAPVCA; from the coding sequence ATGACGATTTCGCTGGCGCTGCTCGCGGCGGCCCTCGTAGTCCTCCCGCACGCGATAAACCAGTCTCGCTTGTCGTCGACGACCGGCGCCTGTCTCTGGCTTGCGGTGCTCTCGCTGCGCGCGGTACTCGCCATCTCCCTGGTTCTGACCGTCGTCCTGATCGTCGCGCCGACGGACGCTTTCACTCTCCTCACCCACTGGTGCATCCATGCCGTTATCCCGTTGCTCGAGTCCCACCTGGGATTCGACGGGCACCGGTTGGGCGGGATTGCCCTGACCGTGCCCGTCGCGCTGCTCGTCGTCTCCTCGTTCACCGCGCTGTTCGCCGCCTGGAGGGGCGCCCGCCTGGTCGCCGGATGGGTCCGCCGCAGTTCGTTGGGACCCGGCCCGCGGAGCAGCCTGCTGATCGACGGATCCGAAGTGATGGTCGCTTGTGCCGGGGTGCGGCGGCCGAAGGTCGTGGTGTCGCTCGGCGCGCTCGTGGTCCTCGACAGGGCCGAGCTCGACGCTAGCCTGCACCACGAGTGGGGCCACGCCGCTCGCCGGCACGCGGTCGCAGTGGTCTTCGGCCAGCTCTGCCTCGGCGCCTCTCGGCTCCTACCGGGCGGGCGCCGGGCGCTTGCCATGCTTCGGTTTCACTTGGAACGAAGCGCTGATGAGTACGCGGTGCAGGCGACCGGCAACCCGCTGGCCCTTGCGAGCGCTATCTGCAAGGCGGCCGGCGCGAGGCCGGTTGCCGGTCTCGGACTCGCCGGGAGTGGGGTCTCTGAGCGGCTGTCGATTTTGATGGATGAACGGCCGGCGGTGCCGCGTCGGCGACGGCCTCTGCCGGCCCTCGGTATGGCGCTTACTGTAACTGCGGCCAGTCTGACGCTGACGCTCGCTGTTGCGATCCCCACACTCGGCTCGTCCGGGCTCCAGGAGGTGCGCGCCGGCACCGCGACACCCGCGCCAGTCTGCGCGTAA
- a CDS encoding MCE family protein, giving the protein MAAKKTSSRGPKLTASPTMVGAITVLIAVVAVFLAYNANKGLPFVPTYRVSVEIPNASRLTNANEVRIGGSRVGIVDSIEPVMTEDGEDGTPITDSETVSKSDTEGVIAQVNLKLDETAAPIPTDSVFRVRYRSAFGIKYLEIVRGYGPAAPEGYIFDGTDDSEVCSLPTEGEEQFTSQVEDTPAANGCFTEQTEFDDIYNTFNSETRKAGQKNLVGFGTGFAGRGISLNEAIRALPPAFDNLKPVAQTLSDPDTQLSRFVRELADFAELVAPVAPQNASMFTFGADTFAAITSDPEAFRDTISTTAPALETGIELLPRQRPFLRDFTTLTRELRPGVSDLRPTLPVLNSAIDVGTPVLRRSPALNRRLEGTLTQLRDLVQQPTTLLSLKRLETTLDTAKPLARYMAPVQTVCNYINYWGAGLSNALSAPDVNGFTFRQTIATFPLGPIAVNTPLGQVQVPGQVQGSLGGYSGIQANGRAYDPTVRDGGNFDPYADPITYAQPYATSGQDGDDCQVGQNGYALGQVRVPGQPAWSPANVASDLPGSRGPTTAYFGRDGSRQIKDTRVGSRQPDSWKGLR; this is encoded by the coding sequence ATGGCCGCCAAGAAGACATCCAGCCGGGGCCCGAAGCTGACCGCTTCGCCGACGATGGTCGGCGCGATCACCGTGCTGATCGCGGTCGTCGCGGTGTTCCTCGCCTACAACGCGAACAAGGGCCTGCCGTTCGTGCCGACGTACCGCGTCTCGGTCGAGATCCCTAACGCCTCGAGGCTCACGAACGCCAACGAGGTCCGGATCGGCGGCTCGCGCGTCGGCATCGTCGACTCGATCGAGCCCGTCATGACCGAGGACGGAGAGGACGGGACCCCGATCACGGACTCGGAGACCGTGTCGAAGAGCGACACCGAGGGCGTCATCGCCCAGGTCAACCTCAAGCTCGACGAGACGGCGGCGCCGATCCCGACGGACTCGGTCTTCCGCGTCCGCTACCGCTCCGCGTTCGGCATCAAGTACCTTGAGATCGTCCGCGGCTACGGCCCGGCTGCTCCCGAGGGCTACATCTTCGACGGCACCGACGACTCTGAGGTCTGCAGCCTCCCGACCGAAGGCGAGGAGCAGTTCACCTCGCAGGTCGAGGACACGCCCGCCGCGAACGGCTGCTTCACGGAGCAGACCGAGTTCGACGACATCTACAACACGTTCAACAGCGAGACCCGCAAGGCCGGGCAGAAGAACCTCGTCGGGTTCGGCACCGGTTTCGCGGGACGCGGGATCAGCCTGAACGAAGCGATCCGCGCGCTGCCACCGGCCTTCGACAACCTCAAGCCGGTCGCCCAGACGCTCTCGGACCCGGATACGCAGCTCAGCCGCTTCGTCCGCGAGCTCGCCGACTTCGCCGAGCTCGTCGCGCCCGTGGCGCCGCAGAACGCCTCGATGTTCACCTTCGGCGCCGACACCTTCGCCGCGATCACCTCCGACCCCGAGGCGTTCCGCGACACGATCTCGACGACCGCGCCGGCGCTCGAGACCGGGATCGAGCTGCTGCCACGCCAGCGCCCGTTCCTCAGGGACTTCACGACGCTCACCCGCGAGCTCCGCCCGGGCGTCTCCGACCTGCGACCGACGCTGCCGGTCCTCAACAGCGCGATCGACGTCGGCACGCCGGTGCTGCGCCGCTCGCCGGCGCTCAACCGCCGCCTCGAGGGCACGCTCACCCAGCTCCGCGACCTCGTCCAGCAGCCGACGACCCTGCTGTCGCTCAAGCGCCTGGAGACGACGCTCGACACCGCGAAGCCGCTGGCTCGCTACATGGCGCCGGTGCAGACGGTCTGCAACTACATCAACTACTGGGGCGCGGGGCTCTCGAACGCCCTGTCGGCCCCCGACGTCAACGGATTCACGTTCCGCCAGACGATCGCCACGTTCCCGCTCGGCCCGATCGCCGTCAACACGCCGCTCGGCCAGGTGCAGGTGCCGGGCCAGGTCCAGGGAAGCCTCGGTGGCTACTCGGGGATCCAGGCCAACGGCCGCGCCTACGACCCGACCGTCCGCGACGGCGGCAACTTCGATCCCTACGCGGATCCGATCACCTACGCCCAGCCCTACGCGACCTCGGGCCAGGACGGCGACGACTGCCAGGTCGGCCAGAACGGCTACGCGCTCGGTCAGGTGCGGGTCCCCGGGCAGCCGGCGTGGAGCCCGGCGAACGTCGCCTCGGACCTGCCGGGATCGCGCGGCCCGACGACCGCCTACTTCGGTCGTGATGGCTCGCGCCAGATCAAGGACACCCGCGTCGGTTCGCGCCAGCCCGACAGCTGGAAGGGGCTGCGGTGA
- a CDS encoding BlaI/MecI/CopY family transcriptional regulator → MTGGEVVRGDLQLQVMRALWTLGRGSVEDVRSALPRQHRGAYTTIQTVLNRLVDRELLSREKAGKAFFYEPAISEADYLSRSIDRTLATASDSARLSALARLVGELEPGEVDKIRATADRIARMRAEHPR, encoded by the coding sequence TTGACCGGCGGAGAAGTGGTACGGGGTGACCTGCAGTTGCAGGTGATGCGCGCGCTCTGGACGCTGGGAAGGGGCTCCGTCGAGGATGTCCGCTCGGCTCTTCCCAGGCAGCACCGGGGCGCCTACACGACGATCCAGACCGTGCTTAACCGTCTTGTGGATCGGGAACTGCTAAGTCGCGAAAAGGCGGGCAAGGCGTTCTTCTACGAACCCGCCATCTCGGAGGCCGACTACCTTTCGCGCTCGATCGATCGGACGCTCGCCACGGCCTCCGACAGCGCCCGCCTAAGCGCCCTTGCTCGACTCGTCGGGGAGCTTGAGCCGGGGGAGGTCGACAAGATCCGAGCGACGGCCGATCGAATTGCCCGGATGCGCGCTGAGCATCCAAGATGA
- a CDS encoding DUF4190 domain-containing protein: MSPNGRPEPHRPSERELDDARQTSGLAIASLFLSIIWGFWFGSVAGIVLGIRAIREIDSSQGEIGGRSLAIAGIVIGLIGLSTITVFVLIVIQAAD; this comes from the coding sequence GTGAGCCCCAACGGCCGACCGGAGCCCCACCGTCCTTCGGAGCGAGAGCTCGACGACGCTCGGCAGACGAGCGGCCTGGCCATCGCCTCGTTGTTCCTCTCGATCATCTGGGGGTTCTGGTTCGGTTCGGTCGCCGGCATAGTGCTCGGGATCCGCGCGATCAGGGAGATCGACAGCTCGCAGGGCGAGATCGGCGGGCGGTCCCTTGCGATCGCGGGAATCGTGATCGGATTGATCGGACTGTCGACGATCACCGTGTTCGTCCTGATCGTGATACAGGCGGCCGACTGA
- a CDS encoding transcriptional repressor, giving the protein MRAIVWTADPERACEAIRAGGLRLTRARRALIEALFRAPGPVSAEQIAAGLDGRAPEADTASVYRNLERLERIGLLRQVFFGDGPRVWALADRIAPAYTVCERCGEREGVGDAQLAPARAALREATGFEASFAHFPVMGLCATCTGRA; this is encoded by the coding sequence GTGAGGGCAATCGTTTGGACGGCTGATCCGGAGCGGGCCTGCGAGGCGATCCGTGCCGGCGGCCTTCGGCTCACGCGGGCGCGGCGCGCGCTGATCGAGGCGCTCTTCCGCGCACCGGGCCCGGTCAGCGCGGAGCAGATCGCGGCGGGACTCGACGGCCGTGCACCCGAGGCCGACACCGCGTCGGTCTACCGCAACCTCGAGCGTCTCGAACGGATCGGTCTCCTGCGCCAGGTGTTCTTCGGCGACGGGCCGCGAGTGTGGGCACTCGCCGACCGCATCGCGCCCGCCTACACCGTCTGCGAGCGGTGCGGCGAGCGCGAAGGAGTCGGTGATGCGCAACTCGCGCCGGCGCGGGCGGCGCTGCGCGAGGCGACGGGCTTCGAGGCCAGCTTCGCGCACTTCCCGGTGATGGGGCTGTGCGCGACGTGCACCGGCCGCGCCTGA